From the Primulina tabacum isolate GXHZ01 chromosome 15, ASM2559414v2, whole genome shotgun sequence genome, one window contains:
- the LOC142527066 gene encoding chitinase 4-like — protein sequence MIIFSTKNICVTFYNLLAVVLTAGKSVFGQNFPGISDIVTDAFFDGIASNKAGGGCPGIGFYSRSAFLDALGPYPEFGSGSSDVAKREIAAFFAHVTYETGSLCYIEEIRGANGGVFCDSSSRQNPCVPGKSYYGRGPLQLTWNFNYGPAGRSIGFDGLNDPDIVARDPVVSFKTALWLWMDKCHNEITSGQGFGATIRAINVLACDGGSQGVINSLVQYYRNYCSELGVDPGGNITC from the exons ATGATCATCTTCAGcaccaaaaatatttgtgtCACATTTTACAACCTGTTAGCCGTAGTTCTAACCGCCGGGAAGTCCGTTTTCGGGCAGAACTTTCCGGGAATTTCCGATATCGTGACTGATGCATTTTTCGATGGAATCGCTAGTAATAAGGCCGGTGGAGGCTGCCCGGGCATAGGATTCTACTCACGATCCGCCTTCCTCGATGCTCTCGGTCCCTATCCCGAGTTTGGTAGCGGGTCTAGTGATGTTGCTAAGCGTGAGATTGCTGCATTCTTCGCACACGTTACTTATGAAACAGGAA GTTTGTGCTATATAGAGGAAATTCGTGGCGCAAATGGAGGAGTCTTTTGCGACAGTAGTAGCAGACAAAATCCATGTGTACCTGGGAAGAGTTACTACGGCAGAGGTCCCCTTCAACTCACATGGAATTTCAATTACGGGCCGGCCGGCCGGAGCATCGGGTTCGATGGACTAAACGACCCCGATATCGTGGCCAGAGATCCCGTAGTATCTTTCAAGACGGCCCTTTGGCTTTGGATGGACAAATGTCACAATGAAATTACTTCTGGACAAGGGTTCGGAGCCACGATTCGAGCTATTAATGTACTCGCATGCGATGGAGGAAGTCAGGGTGTGATTAACTCGCTTGTTCAGTACTACAGAAACTATTGTAGTGAACTAGGAGTTGATCCTGGTGGCAATATTACTTGCTAG
- the LOC142527828 gene encoding endochitinase At2g43590-like has protein sequence MITKSNSYVTFCTLVAIVLAFAGETAFGQNCGCAPNLCCSRFGFCGTGDPYCGDGCQSGPCYGTSSGGSVANIVTDAFFNGIANAAGAGCAGKGFYTRSAFLTAAGSYSGFGSGASDVARREIAAFFAHVTHETGSLCYIEEINGASHNYCDSNNRQYPCVSGKTYYGRGPLQLTWNYNYGAAGQSIGFDGLNNPDIVAKDNVISFKTALWFWMNNCHNAITSGQGFGATIRAINGMECNGGNTGAVNSRVQYYRNYCSQLGVDPGANISC, from the exons ATGATCACAAAAAGCAATTCCTATGTCACATTTTGTACCCTTGTAGCCATAGTCCTGGCATTTGCCGGGGAGACGGCTTTCGGGCAAAACTGCGGTTGTGCACCCAACTTGTGTTGTAGCCGGTTCGGTTTTTGTGGTACTGGAGACCCTTATTGTGGTGACGGATGTCAATCTGGCCCATGCTATGGCACCTCATCGGGTGGTTCGGTTGCCAATATAGTGACAGATGCATTTTTCAATGGGATCGCTAATGCGGCTGGTGCCGGTTGCGCGGGGAAAGGATTCTACACTCGATCGGCCTTCCTCACTGCGGCCGGCTCATACTCTGGTTTCGGTAGTGGGGCTAGCGATGTTGCTCGGCGTGAGATTGCTGCCTTCTTTGCTCATGTCACACATGAGACTGGAA GTCTGTGCTATATAGAGGAAATTAATGGGGCATCTCATAACTATTGCGACTCCAATAATAGACAATATCCATGCGTATCGGGCAAGACCTACTACGGCCGAGGTCCCCTTCAACTTACATGGAATTACAATTACGGGGCAGCCGGCCAAAGCATCGGTTTCGATGGACTAAACAACCCCGATATCGTGGCGAAAGACAATGTCATATCTTTCAAGACAGCCCTCTGGTTCTGGATGAACAATTGCCATAATGCTATAACTTCCGGACAGGGATTTGGAGCCACGATTCGAGCCATCAACGGAATGGAGTGTAATGGAGGAAATACCGGCGCGGTTAATTCTCGTGTCCAATATTACAGAAACTATTGTAGCCAACTTGGAGTTGATCCTGGCGCCAATATTAGCTGCTAG
- the LOC142526234 gene encoding putative ribose-5-phosphate isomerase 3, chloroplastic yields the protein MAAATATATAAFLPSPTSTSSLQRATSRFHLRTTPSKFSIKCLSAPILTQDYLKKLAADKAIEYVKSGMVLGLGTGSTAAFVVDKLGALLKSGELTDIVGVPTSKRTQEQAASLGIQLSTLDAHPHLDLAIDGADEVDPNLDLVKGRGGALLREKMVEAASDKFVVVVDDSKLVSGLGGSGLAMPVEVVQFCWNYNLVRLQEMFKGEGCEAKLRLDGNGKPYVTDNSNYIVDLYFKTPIKDSRAAGKEIAALQGVVEHGLFLDMTTAVIIAGGEGVSIKTK from the coding sequence ATGGCCGCCGCCACCGCCACCGCCACCGCCGCCTTTCTTCCCTCCCCCACTTCAACCTCTTCCCTTCAGCGTGCCACCTCCCGTTTCCACCTACGTACCACCCCCTCCAAGTTCTCCATCAAGTGCCTCTCCGCCCCGATTCTCACTCAAGATTACCTTAAAAAACTCGCCGCCGATAAAGCCATTGAGTATGTGAAAAGCGGCATGGTACTCGGCCTCGGGACTGGGTCAACCGCCGCCTTCGTGGTCGACAAGCTTGGAGCTTTGCTCAAATCCGGCGAACTCACGGATATAGTCGGTGTGCCTACATCCAAAAGAACCCAAGAACAAGCCGCTTCACTTGGAATCCAACTCTCCACTCTCGACGCCCATCCGCACCTGGACCTCGCCATTGACGGAGCGGACGAGGTTGACCCAAATCTCGACCTGGTGAAGGGCCGAGGTGGAGCACTTTTGCGTGAAAAAATGGTTGAAGCCGCTTCGGATAAATTCGTCGTGGTGGTGGATGACTCTAAACTGGTATCTGGACTCGGCGGATCGGGTCTCGCAATGCCTGTGGAGGTCGTTCAGTTCTGCTGGAACTACAATTTGGTGAGACTCCAGGAAATGTTTAAGGGAGAAGGGTGTGAGGCGAAGCTCAGATTGGATGGAAATGGGAAGCCATATGTTACTGATAATTCGAACTATATTGTGGATTTGTATTTCAAGACTCCGATAAAGGATTCAAGAGCGGCGGGGAAGGAGATTGCGGCACTTCAGGGAGTGGTGGAGCATGGCCTGTTCTTAGATATGACAACTGCTGTGATTATTGCAGGCGGCGAAGGAGTGAGTATCAAAACCAAGTGA
- the LOC142527241 gene encoding uncharacterized protein LOC142527241: protein MGFFNFHRFTTILLLLILPIITITEADILEPFYDNICNEVQCGKGSCESDRSYPFGFRCQCDSGWRRTRLNDSDEQHLLYLPCIIPNCSLDYSCMPAAPPAPAVPYNTSFFDPCYWIYCGEGTCTKNTTRTHICQCNPGYSNLLNISAFPCYSDCAIQADDCQRLGIRVSKSTSGSSSNSTDDSGAITAISMGILSWMAMLIIPTAFIYLK, encoded by the exons atggggTTCTTCAATTTTCATCGTTTTACTACAATCTTGTTACTCTTAATATTGCCTATAATTACAATTACGGAGGCTGATATTCTTGAACCTTTCTACG ATAACATATGTAATGAAGTGCAATGTGGAAAGGGAAGTTGTGAGTCAGATCGGAGTTACCCATTCGGGTTCAGGTGCCAATGCGACTCCGGCTGGAGACGAACGCGGCTGAACGATTCCGATGAGCAACATCTACTCTACCTACCTTGCATCATACCAAATT GTTCCCTTGATTATTCGTGCATGCCAGCAGCTCCGCCAGCTCCAGCAGTTCCATACAACACATCTTTCTTCGACC CTTGTTATTGGATCTATTGTGGGGAAGGGACATGCACGAAGAACACAACACGCACACACATATGCCAATGCAACCCTGGATATTCAAATCTCCTCAACATCTCAGCATTTCCATGCTACTCCGATT GTGCTATACAAGCCGACGACTGTCAAAGACTTGGAATAAGGGTGTCGAAATCAACTTCGGGTTCGTCTTCAAACTCGACTGATGATAGTGGAG CAATTACAGCTATTTCGATGGGGATATTAAGCTGGATGGCTATGTTGATTATACCTACTGCATTTATTTACTTGAAGTAG
- the LOC142526071 gene encoding uncharacterized protein LOC142526071 produces MGKAGKWIRNLLVGKGTEVAIVGEGPKGLRYEQARKALRALRGLVKLQALVKGYLVRKQMNYVLRSVHAVMAIQVRTRMQRVQMADQPIKISYKQTSAPDAQIAKHRACLSRNKGVLTRRISERMDHKQAQRVEDYGCSHLSVSRQEYDLNPCPSPSASSFTNSSPKSFDGRQEIMAPTNSKHFWIWHDNKPFIRRLANCPDQVTSDSSFLRNYMSNTKSSKTKTRSHSEPKQRPFPATDEKIERYHQWTGKWQKTAPLVNRDLPVRQIH; encoded by the exons aTGGGCAAGGCAGGCAAATGGATCAGGAATTTGTTGGTAGGGAAAGGAACAGAAGTGGCGATTGTAGGAGAAGGGCCTAAA GGGTTGAGATACGAACAGGCAAGGAAAGCATTGCGGGCTTTAAGAGGGCTAGTGAAATTGCAAGCCCTCGTGAAGGGTTACTTGGTTAGGAAACAGATGAATTATGTTCTAAGGTCTGTACATGCTGTGATGGCGATTCAAGTTCGCACCCGTATGCAAAGGGTTCAAATGGCAGACCAACccataaaaatatcatacaaaCAAACATCGGCTCCTGATGCTCAGATTGCAAAACATAGAGCATGTCTT TCACGGAACAAGGGAGTACTTACTAGGAGGATAAGTGAGCGCATGGATCACAAACAAGCTCAAAGAGTTGAAGACTATGGCTGCAGCCATCTATCAGTCTCGCGACAAGAATATGATCTTAATCCCTGCCCCAGTCCATCAGCATCATCCTTCACAAATTCAAGTCCTAAGTCCTTTGATGGGCGACAAGAGATAATGGCACCTACAAATTCCAAACATTTCTGGATTTGGCATGACAACAAACCATTTATTCGAAGACTTGCAAACTGCCCAGATCAAGTCACATCCGACTCCAGCTTCCTACGAAATTACATGAGCAATACTAAATCTTCAAAAACCAAAACCAGGTCGCATAGCGAACCTAAGCAACGACCTTTCCCCGCCACTGATGAGAAAATCGAACGATACCATCAATGGACTGGAAAATGGCAAAAAACAGCGCCACTGGTCAATCGAGATTTACCGGTCCGGCAAATCCACTGA
- the LOC142526674 gene encoding signal recognition particle 43 kDa protein, chloroplastic-like → MNILQHLSRLKPSSPPLTLVPLPLPSQTHFPISVKTSLDHRNTSTLSLFATLESRASASVPAEEFGDYDADESYGEVNKIIGSRALQNGRGMEYLIEWKDDHAPTWVPSDYVARDVVAEYDSPWWTAAKKADAAALERLIASDDGRDIDAVDQDGRTALLFVSGLGSEECVRFLAEAGANINHRDNSGGLTALHMAAGYVKPGVAKLLLDYGADPELEDDRKQTPLELARSILRVTPKGNPVQFARRLGLENVIKILEDAIYEYSEVEVILERRGKGMNTEYLVMWKDGEANEWVKNGMIGEDLVKDFEAGLEYAVAESILDEREGGEGKKEYLVKWTDMEDPTWEPEENVDPDSIMEFGKGQSSKITEPPS, encoded by the exons GCCCTCGTCCCCTCCACTCACACTCGTCCCGCTCCCTCTTCCCTCCCAGACCCACTTCCCAATTTCCGTTAAAACCAGTCTTGACCACCGCAATACTTCTACTTTGTCGCTTTTCGCCACCCTCGAGAGCCGCGCATCAGCATCCGTGCCAGCTGAAGAATTTGGTGACTACGATGCAGATGAGAGTTACGGTGAGGTGAACAAGATCATCGGCAGCAGAGCGCTTCAAAATGGCCGCGGGATGGAGTATTTGATTGAGTGGAAAGACGACCATGCTCCAACTTGGGTCCCCTCCGACTATGTAGCCAGAGACGTGGTTGCTGAGTACGACTCTCCTTGGTGGACCGCTGCCAAGAAGGCTGATGCCGCAGCTCTGGAGCGGTTGATTGCATCCGATGATGGAAGGGACATTGATGCCGTCGATCAAGATGGTCGCACTGCACTTTTGTTTGTATCTGGCCTTGGCTCGGAGGAGTGTGTTAGATTTCTGGCGGAGGCTGGAGCTAATATAAACCATAGAGATAACAGCGGTGGCTTGACGGCGTTGCACATGGCCGCCGGCTATGTGAAGCCTGGCGTGGCGAAATTATTGCTTGATTATGGGGCGGACCCAGAATTGGAAGATGATCGAAAGCAGACTCCTTTGGAGTTGGCGAGGAGTATTCTAAGGGTGACACCAAAGGGAAATCCTGTGCAATTTGCTAGGAGATTGGGGCTTGAAAATGTGATAAAGATATTGGAGGATGCGATATATGAGTATTCGGAGGTGGAGGTGATATTGGAGAGAAGAGGGAAGGGGATGAATACGGAATATCTAGTTATGTGGAAAGATGGAGAGGCTAACGAGTGGGTGAAGAACGGAATGATAGGGGAGGATTTGGTTAAAGATTTTGAGGCTGGGCTTGAATACGCAGTGGCGGAAAGCATTTTAGATGAGAGGGAAGGAGGAGAAGGGAAGAAAGAGTATTTGGTAAAATGGACAGATATGGAGGATCCCACTTGGGAGCCTGAGGAGAATGTTGATCCCGATTCGATCATGGAGTTTGGAAAGGGCCAGTCAAGTAAA ATTACTGAGCCGCCATCTTAA